The window GGAAGATGCTCCAATTCAGAACTCTGAGAAAGGATTTCTATATCCCTTagttttccaaaataaaaatttctttcCTTTTCCAGCATCTCCACTGAGAGCTTAAGGTCCATGACCTGCACAGCCACATAAGTAAGAACAATCAAAAAGCAAATCAGATGGTAATGACCAAACTATGAAAAAACATGTAAAGCAGGAAGAAACATTCAATTTGAGGAGTCTATAAGTTTGTCAATACATATTTGGCTTCATTTGGTTACACTTTATATTTGAATCTCGATGAGAAACTGTCAACTATTAAATCATCGAGAAGCCCTTTTTAAGGCATTAGTCTGTTACCAAACTCATTCTCATCCAGATTCACacacaaatgaaaaaaacaaatgaaatggTGCTCCCAAATCAAGCCTCTTTTTTTacaaacttttgatttttttcttctataacCATTGTTTTTTTCCCTCGAGGAAAGGTTAGCAGCAGAGCATCACACCGTCCTAACCTCCCACTCCAATCAATGTGCTTTTAGAAGGAATCGAACTTGAGAGCTCGGCCTCTTAGTCcaataatcttataaattgaaCTATCCTGGGTTGGAATAACATTATCTATATAGCAGTCACATTGACCTCAAACATCCAATGACTATAATCATTTTAGACAAACTAAAGAAAACAATACCTCTTTGGATAAAGCCTCGATCTCCTCACAATGATCTTCCCTAGTGGTGGTAGTCATATCAGATTTTCCCTGCCGGATTCCTGAATCAGCAGCTAAAATGGAGTGAGTACTTATTAATTCTGGAGATGAAATCATCATCACAACGTGATTGATTTAGGCTTTTTACCATAACTCTTGTTGAATCCATCAACAGGTGATGAGTTGTTATTCATACTGTTCACCTCCAATGACCTCGAGTTCTTCTGTGAACCCTTGGCACCTCGTTCCTTACCACCCTTACTTCTACGCTCCACTGGATTGTAATTTCTGGGAAAACGTTTTACTTTTtgtaagaagagagaaagagaggaaGAACCAAGTCAGGAATTCATTAGGAAAGAAGATGTATTACTCATTCATGATTCCACCCCTTATTGAGTCACAGTAACGTTTCATCCATTGCAAGAACTCCAAGTTATCCAGTGGTCTACCTTTAACAAGCCTGTTCACTTCAATATTCTGGCAAATGAAACCCCAAAAATGAACTTTCCACAAAGGATATCATGCCTATATTACTATGCATGTCATCAACAGTGGATAAATTACAATTCATTATCAAAAGAAGGTAGAAACTACAAAAGATAGACTAATTTGgcaaagaaaatgaaattgaagtTTTCTTATAAATCAAAACTTGATAAGAGATGCAGAGAATGTACAATAG is drawn from Impatiens glandulifera chromosome 3, dImpGla2.1, whole genome shotgun sequence and contains these coding sequences:
- the LOC124932129 gene encoding microtubule-associated protein RP/EB family member 1A isoform X2, translated to MAAKIGMMDSAYFVGRNEILSWINDRLRLNLTRIEEAASGAVQCQMMDMIYPGVVPMHKVNFDAKTEYDMIQNYKILQDVFNKLKLEKNIEVNRLVKGRPLDNLEFLQWMKRYCDSIRGGIMNENYNPVERRSKGGKERGAKGSQKNSRSLEVNSMNNNSSPVDGFNKSYGIRQGKSDMTTTTREDHCEEIEALSKEVMDLKLSVEMLEKERNFYFGKLRDIEILSQSSELEHLPMSVEIKKILYSVEAKDSAITEDTEIAANGNETNMLDENTDKN
- the LOC124932129 gene encoding microtubule-associated protein RP/EB family member 1A isoform X1; amino-acid sequence: MAAKIGMMDSAYFVGRNEILSWINDRLRLNLTRIEEAASGAVQCQMMDMIYPGVVPMHKVNFDAKTEYDMIQNYKILQDVFNKLKLEKNIEVNRLVKGRPLDNLEFLQWMKRYCDSIRGGIMNENYNPVERRSKGGKERGAKGSQKNSRSLEVNSMNNNSSPVDGFNKSYAADSGIRQGKSDMTTTTREDHCEEIEALSKEVMDLKLSVEMLEKERNFYFGKLRDIEILSQSSELEHLPMSVEIKKILYSVEAKDSAITEDTEIAANGNETNMLDENTDKN